tcttttttcacttttttaacatttgtttctaattaaaaataggtTGATCTGTATGCGGGGTTTTCTGTGTTTtcctaaaattaaaaataaaaaaaaaaagaaaactcCCCCGTGCACTTTATTagatttataatattcctTCCCAAACGCCATGCACccatacaaaaaataagaattgGCACGTTTCTGCGGGAAAaaagatagaaaaaaaagaaaaaaaaaaaaaaagcctcTGAAAAATAGGGACAATGTTGTCCTCATAGATATTAAATTCTAAAAATAGCTGCCTATCCGAATTCATTCGTCATTCCAGCGCATTACGGACCCTTTAAATCTAAATATCTTTGTTTCCATTAACAACAGTTGTAATCGTGAGGCAGTTTGTTTACATTTTCAAGATAATGAAAACATTGCACCATTTCAACTTTTTATAtggggggggggggaggGTTTTTTACctataatataaattcaaaaaatatattaaaaatattaacacGTTGCGAATTCTGTGGATCGAACACAGGACCTTCAGATCTTCAGTCTGACGCTCTCCCAACTGAGCTAAATCCGCAAACTATAAAAGTGATTAAAAATGACGGGGTAACCTCTAAAGTATgcaaataaaatgaatagGCTAATACTAGAGATTAACTACTAATTGTATTATCATACAAGTTATTATATGCAAAGGAGAAAGATAATCAAGGattaagaataaaaagatacTACATAGGTTGCCTAGAGACATAGTTCTGCGATAAAACAGGTCGAAACCGCTTAAAGTAACATTCTACATCAAATAATGCTCAACCATATTTATTCAacattaatttcttttcattctctcttttaaatatgatagttaattatataaaatgtaaatttatttagggaatataaataaatcaaaataaaactgcCTTAGTCAAACCTGATTGCAAATCTTTTATCCTAGAAATGATTTCGTGCATATATTGTCAATTACATTAAGAGGTTGGTTGGATATGATGCACTAcggataattttttaattcttagATTTAGAGTGGGCTGTTTTGTGAAATaaatagtagtaataattaaaaattaaaagtagCAAATTTTTATACATAAAAGCAGGGGGGGGATAACTGAATAATAacttaaaattaaaaaaaaaaaaagggaagaagcaattgaataataataactaaaaacaaatcagAAGAATTCATTTCTttcataaattttatattatgtATATCCTTTCCATTTGGATGCAACCTACTTACATTAAGCTAATAACCACACCAAGTAATAATGACATTAATCCAAAGATAGAAGCATTGCCATAGTGAGTGTTTACAGCACCATTCTTACTGGTCGTACTGGTAGTGCTATTACTGCTATTGTTAGTGGCTGCCTTGATTATATACGTGGCAAAAGAATGGTATTTCTTATGGCCTGTTTCATAAGACCTGCTGGTTTTACTGCCAAAAGCTCCAGTCGATTTGTAGGTCGAGGATGAATTAGTTGAAATAGAAACAGTTGGgaaataattatttgtagcattgaaaatagtaaaaatattaccgCTAGTATTAAATCTTGTAACAAAATCAGTCCAAGTGTTTGAGTAACCTGGGGCCTTGATGGCACGTGGTATGGTGGTACCAATAACTTCAATATTGTTTCCAGTTGCATAACTATATGAAGCAGACAAAgtattagtaatattattaacactgctgctgctgctgctgccgCTGCTACTatctttacttttattgTCACTACTGCTACTGTTGCTACTAGCAGttgtatgttttttttgaaccTCTGCATCTTTGTCCAAATTGGAAACATTGTCTTCACCTTCCACCATGgataaagataaagaagaggaagaggaggAATTAGCTGGAGCCATGGCAATTTCTAAATTGTCCAAATCGTAAACAACATATGTAGATCTCAAAAATGAATCGCCCAAAATAGCATTGTTCAAATCACCACTACCAGAAATACCTAACACACAaatatcttcatcatcagtagttaaaacaaaatcaacaaaTGGAATATTAATGTGAAACCCACCAAAATCAAAAACCATATATTGATCATCAGAAACTTTATCGCAGCCAATAATATAAAGACCCAAGTCTTCCGTATAATAAGCGGAAAAAGAATCAGCTATGTATTCAAGTAAATAGTCTGGTAAATAAAGTAAAGTGGTACCAGAATCTAATAGAGCTGGAATCTTGGTGTTTGTAAAAGTATAGTTGTTGTCACCATCTACAAAACCTAACCCTTGTAATGTAACATCAAATTCAGTGACATTCTTGATaccatattttttgtagaTATTGATTAAAGGTAAAGTATATAATTGACCTAAATATTTCGAATGGTCAACAGCACCAAATAGTACAGTACCTGAAGAAGAATCAGAATCATTCAAGTATAAGGAATACGATGttgaattaataataccgTTCTGCTTTAGAACAACTGGTAGGTTTGGATAAGTGAAGTTTTTACTTTGATGTAGAACAGCAGATGCATCAAATTCGGTAGCTTCATCAGTCATCAAACCAATTCCTAGTACACCAGTACTAGAATCACTCATATTGGCAACAGCAAAAGTTAAACCATCAACTTCAAGACCATCTACATATACTTTATCAGTAGCCCAATTACCCAACGCAGATGAATCGTCACCATAGACAATATAGAATTCTGTATCATTCTTCTTAAAGGTCTTAGATTTGTTCGAGTCAAAAGTACCATATAACTCGCAATCGGTTGCAATGGTATTATCATATGTGGAAGTGTAATCATTATAAGTTTGGGTATAAAAACCATCAATAGCAGAAGTATAATAATTCCAGATATCATCTGAATAAGAATTAAAAGCATCGCTAATGGCAGAATCAATATcatcaccatcatcatcgCCACCACTATAAACATCTCTTTTAgggaatttttttttttccaattcgtcagaaataaatcttttacCAACTAAGTTATCAAAGTCTTCAGTAGTAATGACAACTTCTTTTTCGTCCACATCTAATCcaatatcattttcatccAAATATTCAACAAATTCTTCGTCATATTCCTCTATGTCTGAACTATCCAAATCAAAATTGGCATCACAATATGGATTATCACTACCTACAACCCACAAATCGCTAGACCCTGTGTCTAATAAAACCGTAACATTTTGTATCTCCGGACTACCAATCCCAATCTCAGCTGCATAAAAGTTAATTAGATTAACTATTTCAAAGGAAACATCTGTGTCATTAGAATTAGTAGGAGTGTTTTTGTTGGTAGTTTTGGCAACATGTTTAATAACATATGGCTTAGAATGTTTGCTTTGGTCGACTGGAATAGCATTTGCGTAATCTACAcctattttcttttggaAATTCAAGGACGCATAGTTCCCATTTTTAGCACTAGAAACCAATGATGCATTGGTGAAAAGTGGAAGtgataatagtagtaaaaaaagcaaaaaagaaatattttttcggTGTTGTgccatttttgtttttgttatcttattatttgtaGTATTATAGGCAAATGGTTGTTTTACCCTGTGATTAGTTAATTGGTTGAATAGACTGTAAAGCCTAAAAATGAAAGCTTAGAaatgaaagaaagaaagaaaggaaaatagATTGTGTATCTAGTATAGTTAAAGTGAACAGGATAGGTTTGATTTAAACCTTGAATTGATTGGAATGTGAATGAGTTTTATATTAGCAAAAGAAAGTAACAGATGGTTATGTTAGCTAGgttattcttttattgccactattaatatatatatatatatatatatataaaacgCCACAATGAGGTTACtttgatatttatttttagatttatacaaataatacgtactatatatatatatatataaatgttaaaaaaatggctTAATGGAGTAAGTTTATCCCGctaagaaagaaaaaaaaagccaaatttcttaatttaattaaaatgaGCAAATAGtcaaacaaatattttgtttagcTTCgtttttctctctctctctctcttttttttttaattactaCGACAAACACGTGATTATCTctattataaatttaagCCTCTGTGGTAAATCTTTGCACGtcagcaacaaaaaaaaaaaggaggaGAAAACGCCAAGATAAAACCCCGTGGAAAAAGTTGATGtaactttgaaaaatatgacAGCCATAAACTAAactattgttgttgtttctACTCATCATTTAAATTGGCACGTGCAAGGCAAAATAAACAGTTAACTATCCCCTTATTCATTCATTCATTTACTAAttataatagtaataagactatcaataataatggcatCAATATTACACTGCATttataagaataataacaaccTCTCATGCCTCTGTTGTTGTAAACATTATCAAATGCAACTTCCCAGGTATGACTACCAGTAACACTACCATCCATACTTAATGATTTCTCAAGTCCAATATTCTTAGCTACATTATAATAAACGACCGatttaatgattttattcCAACTAATTCTACTACCACTGTTTCTGTTATTCACTGTATTAACTTTCACATTACCTATAGATatatgaaaattttttaaatcaaatatagtgtaaacttttttcataaaaagttttcctaaaattatagaatgtaatttttcattggGGAAAACACCAATTATATATTCAATTTGAGTAACCCTACTAATGCTAGTATTAGCAATGGTGGTGGTACTGGTGAGCGGATCTGCGACCAATATAGgtatattttgtaatagTAAATCGCTTAATTTTATAGTTATATTATGATATGAAGAAAATTCAATTTTGAGTTCCATTTGTTCTAATTTGTTATAATCTTTTTcggtattattaattctCAAATAGCAATAGGGCCCATTTTTAGAAGTACTTCCAGTAAACTCACCCGTGTTACTACTGGTACCATCGCTGATATTAGAATACCGTATTGCATCATCACCAAATTCTCTTTTAACCAAGTGTACCAAACTATCAAATGCCACTTGTGGGAAATGGTTAAATGTAGAACCGGTATCTAAAATGCATcctataaattttttatttcctttaTTACTATCTTTTGTATCGCCAATACTACTGATACTATTGTTGCCTAGATATATATTGGTTAATGGGATTTCTAACTTAAAAGGTGGTAAACTAGGATTTTCTGAATTTATcattttaaatgttttcaaTGTACCAATTTCATATTTGGAATTGTCAACTGCaccaaataatatttgtgaACTTTCTACACCATCACcatcataatcataatcatcatTAACTAGATATATTGAATATAATGGCCATTCAATTAACCCCTTATTATATAGTCTCATTGGTAAATTTTCCGTTTGATATgttatttgaaattttttattgtctGTTTTCGAGTGCCTGGGTATTCCTATTCCTAGTACACCTACAGTGGAATTAGAATCAAACCCGACCCCGAACGGTAAATCTAATATGTAATCATCGCTATTTCCACCTTGAAGCCAAAATTTATCAATCCCCCATATCCCTTCCACTCTAGTATCATCTAAATATTCGACCAGGTATTTAGAATTGGgtatagtaataaaactttttgatttatttacatCGAATGTACCATATTTAttacaatttattttattcgtGCCGATTTCAACGGTTGAAGTAATTTCTTTGCAatacttattattatgactCATAATCCATAAGTCACTTGAGCCGGTATCTAGCAAAACGGTTACTTTTTGACATTGTGGCTGGCCAATACATAAATCTATCGAATAAAAACTTTCCTGGGATTCTATAAGTTTGAGCACATAATTTGATGTagtattataataatgccTTTTATTGGCATCTGCATGGGTGGTGCTACCCCCGGAATTCCCATTTATCTGATCCATATCGAATTGTATAAACTTCACAGTACTGTTATACCCTGTGTCTTCATTTCTACTGCCAAAATTCATGAGTTTGATATTAAGCACGCTATATAGGACGGTTGTGCTTATTATAATAgccaataatattaattgtattttttttgaattcattttttttttttattttgcttAGCCAATTTTGTCTTTGTGGtgttttatgttttttttgtttggttTTTCAGGAAAGAAAGTAAGTACTAATTGTATaactttatatttaaatattgacatatctttaaattttcaaaataatataggttattttttttattttttttttttactgacatttattttttttcattgacatttaagttttttttttttttttttttttgcttttttgttttataaaccttaattataaaatagaaaatatgttaaatatttagcgtaaaataattaaaagtaTTTGTTTCAACTCTTTGGAACATTCCTGACCATTAAATATCAAATTGCATTGTAGCAAtataaaagttattttataCAGGAATTGTATCAAAGCTCAGTAAGAAAAATacacataataataaaaatatattgcaTGTCCTCGCTAACTACTAGtgcctttttttaaaaaaaaatagttgtgataaaaaaaaaaaaaaaagtcaacaataataaactaATGCTGTCATaccaaataatattttatatataatcacAAATAAAAGTGTTCAATAAACACTAATACTGAatcaaaaagaatatttgtGTATCATATTTACAATAAGGAAAATATACAGGGACTTTATACCctttaataaatgtttataataataataataataat
This Saccharomycodes ludwigii strain NBRC 1722 chromosome II, whole genome shotgun sequence DNA region includes the following protein-coding sequences:
- a CDS encoding uncharacterized protein (similar to Saccharomyces cerevisiae YDR144C | MKC7 | Multicopy suppressor of Kex2 Cold sensitivity (paralog of YLR120C | YPS1)) gives rise to the protein MAQHRKNISFLLFLLLLSLPLFTNASLVSSAKNGNYASLNFQKKIGVDYANAIPVDQSKHSKPYVIKHVAKTTNKNTPTNSNDTDVSFEIVNLINFYAAEIGIGSPEIQNVTVLLDTGSSDLWVVGSDNPYCDANFDLDSSDIEEYDEEFVEYLDENDIGLDVDEKEVVITTEDFDNLVGKRFISDELEKKKFPKRDVYSGGDDDGDDIDSAISDAFNSYSDDIWNYYTSAIDGFYTQTYNDYTSTYDNTIATDCELYGTFDSNKSKTFKKNDTEFYIVYGDDSSALGNWATDKVYVDGLEVDGLTFAVANMSDSSTGVLGIGLMTDEATEFDASAVLHQSKNFTYPNLPVVLKQNGIINSTSYSLYLNDSDSSSGTVLFGAVDHSKYLGQLYTLPLINIYKKYGIKNVTEFDVTLQGLGFVDGDNNYTFTNTKIPALLDSGTTLLYLPDYLLEYIADSFSAYYTEDLGLYIIGCDKVSDDQYMVFDFGGFHINIPFVDFVLTTDDEDICVLGISGSGDLNNAILGDSFLRSTYVVYDLDNLEIAMAPANSSSSSSLSLSMVEGEDNVSNLDKDAEVQKKHTTASSNSSSSDNKSKDSSSGSSSSSSVNNITNTLSASYSYATGNNIEVIGTTIPRAIKAPGYSNTWTDFVTRFNTSGNIFTIFNATNNYFPTVSISTNSSSTYKSTGAFGSKTSRSYETGHKKYHSFATYIIKAATNNSSNSTTSTTSKNGAVNTHYGNASIFGLMSLLLGVVISLM
- a CDS encoding uncharacterized protein (similar to Saccharomyces cerevisiae YLR120C | YPS1 | YaPSin (paralog of YDR144C | MKC7)) yields the protein MNFGSRNEDTGYNSTVKFIQFDMDQINGNSGGSTTHADANKRHYYNTTSNYVLKLIESQESFYSIDLCIGQPQCQKVTVLLDTGSSDLWIMSHNNKYCKEITSTVEIGTNKINCNKYGTFDVNKSKSFITIPNSKYLVEYLDDTRVEGIWGIDKFWLQGGNSDDYILDLPFGVGFDSNSTVGVLGIGIPRHSKTDNKKFQITYQTENLPMRLYNKGLIEWPLYSIYLVNDDYDYDGDGVESSQILFGAVDNSKYEIGTLKTFKMINSENPSLPPFKLEIPLTNIYLGNNSISSIGDTKDSNKGNKKFIGCILDTGSTFNHFPQVAFDSLVHLVKREFGDDAIRYSNISDGTSSNTGEFTGSTSKNGPYCYLRINNTEKDYNKLEQMELKIEFSSYHNITIKLSDLLLQNIPILVADPLTSTTTIANTSISRVTQIEYIIGVFPNEKLHSIILGKLFMKKVYTIFDLKNFHISIGNVKVNTVNNRNSGSRISWNKIIKSVVYYNVAKNIGLEKSLSMDGSVTGSHTWEVAFDNVYNNRGMRGCYYSYKCSVILMPLLLIVLLLL